The following is a genomic window from Thermodesulfobacteriota bacterium.
GCGAGTCGTGGCTGTCAGCTTCCCTTGGCCGACGGCATGCCCAGCTGCCGCGCCACCCGGTCGAAATCCTCGGCGCAGACGGTGCCGCGGCCCTCGGCCCGCACGCGGTCTTCCACCGCCCGGCGGGCCGCGGCCCGGGCGAAGGAGGGCACCCGCTCCAGCCGTGCCCGGGCCTCGTGGTCCCAGCAGAGCTCTTCCGAACCGCCCGATCCGGCCCCCCCTTCGGCGGGAGGCGGGGCCGCCACCAGCACGTGGCAGGGGGCCAGGCGGGCCACCGCCTCGGCGTGGGAGCCCAGATCCGAGGGGTCCTCCCGGTTGTGCCCGAAGCGCCCCACGGCCAGGAGGCTTGCCCCCCGGGCGGAAGCGTGGTCCACCAGGGCGCGGTAGGCCTTGCCCCGCAGGAGCTCCTCCCGGGGTTCCCGGCCCAGACGCCGGGCCAGCGCGCCCGCCCGTTCCAGAAAGGCCCTGTAGAGGTTGCCCAGGCCGTCGTCTACGATGCGGTCGTGGAGCTCTTCCTGCTTGCCCAGACCCACCTCGGCCTGGCGCTCGGGGGGCAGGGCCCGGGCCATGGCGCGAAAGATCGTCCGGTGCAGCTCGGGGTCGTAGGCCGCCGCCACCTCCAGCTCCCG
Proteins encoded in this region:
- a CDS encoding universal stress protein, which translates into the protein MYGTILAALDGSADAQSGARLALALARRLGCAVRAAHVYDAAIHDERFREMEPGLPESYREPECLEDLRRSHDGLMGEGFRALSRGYLEEFLQEAARAGAAASEVVARGRNYVELLRLAREPGVGLVVLGAQGLGAQGDGQLGSTALRVLRRAPCDVLVARAAAPPGPVLAGVDGSPGGEAALRRAAAWCGVLGRELEVAAAYDPELHRTIFRAMARALPPERQAEVGLGKQEELHDRIVDDGLGNLYRAFLERAGALARRLGREPREELLRGKAYRALVDHASARGASLLAVGRFGHNREDPSDLGSHAEAVARLAPCHVLVAAPPPAEGGAGSGGSEELCWDHEARARLERVPSFARAAARRAVEDRVRAEGRGTVCAEDFDRVARQLGMPSAKGS